In Candidatus Acidiferrales bacterium, a genomic segment contains:
- a CDS encoding efflux RND transporter permease subunit, producing MWLTRLALRYPISTLMGSIAIFVLGLVSFLQLPIDMLPNIQIPVVSVITFYNGAAPSDMEQSVTVPIERSVSSTNDVNYVQSQTREGICRVFVYFNWDANTNVGLVDVIQKVNRTFSLLPTGVSQPIALRFDISNLPVCTIVLNSDMDERSLYDLAYNVIEPQIEHLDGVASAAVTGGRIREVHVVLDRSKIEALNLPLQDVTNAVAQSNLIIPSGDLKTGVFDYSLATESQYNVVQPMENMVVKVINGVPIRIKDIGYVEDSFQEQTEIVRVNGQHGVVLRVLKSPDANTVDVVDEVVKALPNLQGIPPSVKSSLAFDQSSYIRDSISSLQREAAMGALLAVIVILLFLRNLRSALVIFVAIPLSILVTFIYFRFSGTTLNIMTLGGLALGVGRLVDDSIVELENITRHYNLMGAQKVSRMQATLDAALEVAGPIFISTLTTVIVFLPVIFLTGVAKLLFLPLVLTITVALFGSFFVSRTVTPLLCYRIIQPEKEIDPNSPRYFDRLILSSKNFFESIDSNYQKTIGYILKHKRYVVFGVSGFALLSFILFKFVGTEFFPDSDESQFSLSVKLPVGTRIEETEKYIQKVEGVIRQNVPEARAIISDIGIPNQKSGNLFGSNPGTYAANVQVQLVDPSQRQRSEADVINAIRPKLMSMPGARIYVTPGGFLHFLLNFGSAAPIDVEVMGFDIETGSRLAQQVYNFVRSTPGAVDVQISRDPNLPQLRVIVDRDKAGALGVNVADVANTVSTAIDGSVASLFQDPQNGNSYNILVRLNESDRDRIDDVRRLAVNSTSGQLVTLGNIADVVMSNSPVEIDRKYQQRIIDVTANVAGRDLGSVSADIQKKLNTIVVPSGFQVVQGGNIEQQNSTFKSLGLALILAIIMVYMVMASQFQSLVDPFIIMFTIPLGIAGVVWALFLTNTTLSVTSFEGVIVMVGIVVSNGILLIDYINRLRKRGMELHEAVMTGGRTRLRPILMTSLATIFGLIPMAIGVGGERSQAPLAIAVIGGLTASTFLTLIFVPTLYTIFEERFKRELKAEE from the coding sequence ATGTGGTTAACGCGACTCGCTTTAAGATATCCCATCTCGACGCTGATGGGATCTATTGCCATTTTTGTGTTGGGGTTAGTATCGTTTCTCCAGCTTCCCATCGACATGCTTCCGAATATACAAATACCGGTTGTCTCTGTGATTACATTCTACAATGGGGCTGCACCGAGCGATATGGAACAATCGGTTACCGTTCCGATTGAACGCTCCGTCAGCAGCACAAATGACGTCAATTATGTTCAATCGCAGACTCGTGAAGGGATATGCCGGGTTTTTGTCTATTTCAATTGGGATGCAAATACAAACGTCGGACTCGTGGATGTTATTCAGAAGGTAAACAGGACCTTCAGTTTGCTCCCCACGGGCGTGTCTCAACCGATCGCGTTGCGATTCGACATATCAAATCTTCCCGTGTGTACCATTGTGTTGAATAGTGACATGGACGAGCGAAGTCTGTATGACCTCGCGTATAACGTTATCGAGCCGCAGATAGAGCATCTGGATGGAGTTGCTTCGGCCGCAGTCACCGGCGGAAGAATCCGGGAGGTTCACGTAGTTCTCGATAGAAGCAAAATAGAGGCACTTAATCTACCGCTCCAGGATGTTACGAACGCAGTTGCGCAATCGAACTTAATCATTCCATCCGGAGATTTGAAGACCGGGGTTTTCGACTATTCCCTTGCGACCGAAAGCCAGTACAACGTTGTCCAGCCGATGGAAAACATGGTGGTGAAGGTTATCAACGGAGTTCCAATTCGTATTAAGGACATAGGTTATGTTGAGGATTCGTTCCAGGAACAAACCGAAATAGTCAGAGTCAACGGGCAGCACGGCGTCGTTCTAAGAGTGCTGAAGTCTCCCGACGCGAACACGGTCGACGTCGTTGACGAAGTGGTGAAGGCTCTCCCCAATCTTCAAGGTATTCCGCCGTCGGTCAAGTCGTCATTGGCGTTCGACCAGAGTTCGTATATAAGAGATTCGATAAGCAGTCTCCAGCGAGAGGCCGCGATGGGTGCTTTGCTCGCCGTAATTGTAATCCTGCTTTTCCTCCGAAATTTGAGAAGTGCACTTGTCATTTTTGTTGCAATACCCCTTTCGATTCTAGTTACGTTTATATATTTCAGGTTTAGTGGAACCACTTTAAACATCATGACGCTTGGCGGCCTGGCACTCGGCGTAGGAAGACTTGTGGACGACTCGATCGTTGAACTTGAAAACATAACGCGCCATTACAATTTGATGGGTGCCCAAAAGGTAAGCAGGATGCAAGCCACGCTCGATGCCGCGCTTGAAGTTGCGGGCCCTATTTTTATCTCCACTTTGACGACTGTAATAGTTTTCCTTCCAGTCATCTTCCTGACCGGTGTTGCAAAGCTGCTTTTCTTGCCGCTCGTATTGACCATTACAGTAGCGCTGTTCGGCTCATTTTTTGTCTCGAGGACCGTCACACCGCTTCTCTGCTATAGGATCATACAGCCAGAAAAAGAAATCGACCCGAATTCTCCCAGGTATTTTGACAGGTTGATATTGAGCTCAAAGAATTTTTTCGAAAGTATCGATAGCAACTACCAGAAAACCATTGGATACATCCTGAAGCATAAACGCTACGTGGTGTTCGGTGTGTCGGGATTCGCACTTCTTTCATTTATTCTTTTTAAGTTCGTAGGTACGGAATTTTTTCCCGACAGCGACGAGAGCCAGTTCAGTCTTTCTGTTAAGCTTCCGGTGGGTACTCGCATAGAAGAGACAGAAAAGTACATCCAAAAAGTCGAAGGTGTTATTAGACAAAATGTTCCGGAAGCAAGAGCAATAATCTCAGATATTGGTATTCCTAATCAGAAGAGCGGAAACCTCTTCGGCTCGAATCCTGGAACGTATGCCGCAAACGTTCAAGTTCAACTTGTAGACCCCAGCCAGAGGCAACGATCCGAGGCTGATGTCATCAACGCAATCAGACCAAAATTAATGTCGATGCCGGGAGCAAGAATCTATGTCACCCCTGGCGGTTTCCTGCACTTTTTGTTGAACTTTGGCTCCGCTGCGCCAATCGACGTCGAGGTTATGGGATTCGATATTGAAACTGGGTCCCGCCTCGCACAGCAAGTTTACAATTTTGTACGCTCGACACCCGGAGCGGTAGACGTTCAAATAAGTCGAGATCCGAATTTGCCACAGCTGCGGGTGATTGTAGACAGAGACAAGGCGGGCGCTCTTGGAGTAAACGTCGCCGATGTGGCAAACACGGTGTCAACAGCGATTGACGGCTCGGTTGCCTCACTTTTCCAGGATCCCCAGAATGGAAACAGTTATAATATTCTCGTCCGTCTTAACGAAAGCGACCGCGACAGGATAGACGATGTTCGTCGCCTCGCCGTGAACAGCACCTCGGGGCAGCTAGTGACCCTGGGTAATATTGCGGACGTAGTGATGTCGAATTCTCCTGTCGAGATAGACAGAAAGTATCAACAGCGGATAATCGACGTCACTGCAAACGTTGCAGGCAGGGACTTGGGAAGCGTCTCAGCCGATATCCAGAAGAAACTCAACACGATTGTTGTGCCATCCGGATTCCAAGTCGTTCAAGGCGGAAACATCGAGCAGCAGAACAGTACGTTCAAGTCTTTGGGACTTGCTCTCATACTTGCTATCATAATGGTTTATATGGTCATGGCTTCTCAGTTCCAATCGCTCGTCGATCCGTTTATCATAATGTTCACGATACCGCTCGGAATCGCAGGAGTCGTGTGGGCATTGTTCCTCACGAACACTACTCTTTCAGTCACTTCTTTTGAGGGTGTAATCGTTATGGTTGGTATCGTGGTCTCCAACGGAATCTTGTTGATCGACTACATCAATCGTCTGCGTAAGAGAGGAATGGAATTGCACGAGGCGGTGATGACCGGCGGAAGAACGAGGCTGCGCCCGATATTGATGACCTCATTGGCAACGATCTTTGGATTGATTCCCATGGCGATAGGGGTCGGCGGCGAACGATCACAAGCACCTCTAGCCATCGCCGTTATCGGCGGTCTAACGGCATCTACTTTCCTGACTCTGATTTTTGTCCCAACCCTTTATACAATTTTCGAAGAGAGATTCAAGCGTGAGTTAAAGGCAGAGGAATAA
- a CDS encoding efflux RND transporter periplasmic adaptor subunit has product MNKNKKRVFLSISGVILLLILFSYFRIRANANDPVRNARPTPAVEVSTVQRGAISKTISFTGNIDAYQEASIFPKVNGNLEEEFVNIGDYVQRGQLLALIDTTIYSQNVGQARGTYMQAEATLTNAKITYERNRTLLDQNLIAKQDLDNSETAYKVAQAQIEATEATYKNAVTQLSYCKIVAPFSGYITRRYFDPGVYVTASTNAQGSTLFTLAEIQKVKIMVNVLESDVQYLRNVSSADVMVGAYPNQVFKGKITRISQQFDLATRTMPVEVDLDNAQHFLKPGMFAAINLVLSQRNDALILPTQDILKDDSGSYVYTLSKDSTVRKAYVQIGISQDNRNEILSGITNSDRILTVGQDLVNNGMKVRVAK; this is encoded by the coding sequence ATGAATAAAAATAAAAAACGCGTATTTCTTTCCATTTCAGGTGTAATACTTCTTCTCATCCTTTTTTCGTATTTCCGAATCAGGGCGAACGCCAATGATCCGGTGAGGAATGCGAGGCCGACTCCGGCCGTTGAAGTCTCGACAGTACAGCGGGGCGCAATCTCAAAAACGATTTCGTTTACCGGGAACATTGATGCCTATCAGGAGGCAAGCATCTTTCCGAAGGTGAACGGAAATCTCGAAGAAGAATTTGTCAATATCGGAGATTACGTCCAGAGGGGCCAGTTGCTTGCCCTGATCGACACAACTATATATTCACAGAATGTCGGCCAGGCCAGAGGGACTTATATGCAAGCCGAAGCGACCCTGACAAACGCAAAGATAACTTATGAACGCAACAGGACTCTCCTGGACCAGAACCTAATCGCGAAGCAGGATCTGGATAATTCGGAGACCGCATACAAGGTGGCGCAAGCGCAAATAGAAGCGACCGAGGCAACCTACAAAAACGCCGTTACCCAGCTGAGCTACTGCAAGATAGTGGCTCCCTTCTCGGGATATATAACGCGGCGCTACTTCGATCCAGGAGTATACGTGACCGCATCAACAAATGCACAAGGATCGACTTTGTTTACTCTCGCCGAAATACAGAAGGTAAAAATAATGGTGAATGTTCTTGAGAGCGATGTTCAATATCTGAGAAATGTCTCGAGCGCAGATGTGATGGTCGGTGCGTATCCTAATCAGGTCTTCAAAGGTAAGATTACCAGAATAAGCCAGCAATTCGATCTCGCGACAAGAACGATGCCTGTGGAAGTTGACCTGGACAATGCGCAGCACTTTCTAAAACCCGGGATGTTTGCAGCGATTAATCTTGTCCTTTCACAAAGAAATGACGCCCTGATTCTTCCGACTCAGGACATCCTGAAAGATGATTCCGGAAGTTATGTCTACACCCTTTCAAAAGACAGTACCGTTAGAAAGGCTTACGTACAAATCGGAATCTCTCAAGACAACCGGAATGAAATACTTTCAGGGATAACCAATTCTGACCGGATACTGACTGTAGGACAAGATCTGGTGAATAATGGAATGAAAGTGAGAGTGGCGAAGTAG